A single window of Cetobacterium sp. ZOR0034 DNA harbors:
- a CDS encoding glutaredoxin domain-containing protein — protein sequence MIKVFGKEDCSKCETLKRILDEKGLEYEYIQDLKTLMIVASKARIMSAPVVEKDGKYYSMESFLEVL from the coding sequence ATGATAAAGGTATTTGGTAAAGAAGATTGTAGTAAATGTGAAACTTTAAAGAGAATTTTAGATGAAAAAGGCTTAGAATATGAGTACATTCAAGATTTAAAAACTCTTATGATCGTAGCAAGTAAGGCTAGAATTATGAGTGCACCTGTTGTTGAAAAAGATGGAAAATACTACTCGATGGAAAGTTTTTTAGAGGTTCTATAA
- a CDS encoding ribonucleoside-diphosphate reductase subunit alpha, translating into MRQVINRAGIRENLDITKIREKLQRACEGLEVNMIELESHIESIYQENITTKKIQESLINQAVAMTSFDESDWTYVAGRLLMMETEREVFHKRGFSYGKFFESIKKLVELGIYDDRLLNYSEEEVLELQKAIDISRDMMYDYAGANMFVNRYLLKYRGDIFELPQEVFMCIAMLLAINEEDKVGVAKRFYEALSLKKVSLATPILANLRLPNGNLSSCFITAMDDNIESIFYNVDTVAKISKNGGGVGLNISRVRAKNSMVNGYYNASGGVVPWIKIINDTAVAVNQQGRRAGAVTVALDSWHLDIEHFLELQTENGDQRGKAYDIYPQVVLSDMFMRRVEEDAAWTLVDPYEIRKKYDVELCEIYGEQFEELYLKIEADDELNLKKVIKARELFKEIMKVQIETGMPYIFFKDRANKMNHNSHAGMIGNGNLCMESFSNFSPSKKFNEETEGEMGVRTTKLGEVHTCNLVSMNLAEIEKEELEEIVDISVRILDNTIDLTKTPIKESDKHNLAYRTIGVGTMGLADYLAREFMIYDESLNEIDELFEEIAIYSVKSSAKLAKTRGVYPMFKGSMWDKGIFFGKEKAEYLESSKFAEKWAEAFDLVETYGLRNGELTAIAPNTSTSLLMGSTASVNPTFSRFYIEKNQKGAVPRVVKHLKDRAWFYPEFKNVDPKTYVTIMSRIGKWITQGVSMELIFDLNKDIRAKDIYDTFMTAWKEGCKSVYYIRTIQKNTNIVNEKEECESCSG; encoded by the coding sequence ATGAGACAGGTTATAAATAGAGCTGGAATAAGGGAAAATTTAGATATAACTAAAATTAGAGAGAAACTTCAAAGAGCTTGTGAAGGTTTAGAAGTAAATATGATTGAGTTAGAAAGTCATATAGAGTCAATCTATCAAGAGAATATAACGACTAAGAAAATTCAAGAGTCTCTAATCAATCAAGCTGTAGCTATGACCAGTTTTGATGAGAGTGATTGGACATATGTAGCTGGAAGATTACTTATGATGGAAACAGAGAGAGAGGTTTTTCATAAAAGAGGGTTCTCTTATGGAAAGTTTTTTGAGAGTATAAAAAAATTAGTAGAGTTAGGAATATATGACGATAGATTGCTAAACTATTCAGAAGAGGAAGTTTTAGAGCTTCAAAAGGCTATCGATATATCAAGAGATATGATGTATGACTATGCTGGTGCGAATATGTTTGTAAATAGATATCTATTAAAATATAGAGGGGATATTTTCGAATTACCTCAAGAAGTTTTTATGTGTATCGCTATGCTTTTAGCCATAAATGAAGAAGATAAGGTAGGAGTTGCAAAAAGATTTTATGAAGCACTATCGCTGAAAAAAGTTTCATTGGCGACACCAATTTTAGCAAATTTAAGACTTCCAAATGGAAATCTTTCATCATGTTTTATTACAGCAATGGATGACAATATAGAATCTATTTTCTATAATGTAGATACAGTTGCAAAAATTAGTAAAAATGGTGGAGGAGTAGGTTTAAATATATCAAGAGTTAGAGCAAAAAACTCGATGGTAAATGGGTACTATAATGCCAGTGGAGGAGTAGTTCCTTGGATAAAAATTATAAATGATACTGCTGTTGCTGTTAATCAGCAAGGAAGAAGAGCTGGAGCTGTTACAGTGGCTTTAGATTCTTGGCACTTAGATATAGAACATTTCTTAGAGCTTCAAACAGAAAATGGAGATCAAAGAGGAAAGGCTTATGATATCTATCCGCAAGTTGTATTGTCGGATATGTTTATGAGAAGAGTTGAAGAGGATGCCGCTTGGACTTTAGTTGATCCATATGAGATTCGTAAAAAATATGATGTTGAACTATGTGAAATCTACGGAGAGCAGTTTGAAGAGTTATATTTAAAAATAGAGGCTGATGATGAGCTAAATCTTAAAAAAGTTATAAAAGCTAGAGAGCTATTTAAAGAGATAATGAAAGTTCAAATAGAAACAGGAATGCCATATATTTTCTTTAAAGATAGAGCTAATAAGATGAATCATAATAGTCATGCTGGGATGATAGGAAATGGAAATCTTTGTATGGAAAGTTTCTCGAACTTCTCGCCAAGTAAAAAGTTTAACGAGGAAACTGAAGGTGAGATGGGTGTTAGAACTACAAAGTTGGGAGAGGTTCACACTTGTAATCTAGTTTCTATGAACTTAGCTGAGATAGAAAAAGAGGAGTTAGAGGAGATTGTAGATATATCTGTAAGAATTTTAGATAATACAATTGACCTAACGAAAACTCCAATAAAAGAGTCAGATAAACATAATTTAGCTTATAGAACTATAGGTGTTGGAACTATGGGATTAGCTGATTACTTAGCTAGAGAGTTTATGATATATGATGAATCTTTAAATGAGATAGATGAGTTGTTTGAAGAGATTGCAATTTACAGTGTAAAATCATCTGCAAAACTTGCGAAAACTAGAGGAGTATATCCTATGTTTAAAGGTTCAATGTGGGATAAAGGTATTTTCTTTGGAAAAGAGAAAGCTGAATACTTAGAAAGTTCAAAGTTTGCTGAGAAATGGGCAGAGGCTTTCGATTTAGTAGAAACTTATGGGTTGCGTAATGGTGAGCTTACAGCAATAGCACCAAACACATCAACATCACTACTTATGGGTTCGACAGCTTCTGTAAATCCTACTTTCTCTAGATTCTATATAGAGAAAAATCAAAAGGGTGCTGTTCCAAGAGTTGTAAAACATTTAAAAGATAGAGCTTGGTTCTATCCAGAGTTTAAAAATGTGGACCCAAAGACTTATGTGACAATTATGAGTAGAATTGGAAAATGGATAACTCAAGGTGTTTCTATGGAACTAATTTTTGATTTAAATAAAGATATAAGAGCAAAAGATATATACGATACCTTTATGACAGCTTGGAAAGAGGGATGTAAATCGGTTTATTATATAAGAACGATACAGAAAAATACAAATATAGTTAATGAAAAAGAGGAGTGTGAGAGCTGCAGTGGATAG